Proteins found in one Aquibium microcysteis genomic segment:
- a CDS encoding DUF4160 domain-containing protein, with protein MIFLDDHEPAHVHVFGDGHAKNNLSGSGGRPELVAFAGFKRGDLRKAMAIVSERRDEFLARWWAIHG; from the coding sequence GTGATCTTCCTCGACGACCACGAGCCGGCCCATGTTCACGTGTTCGGCGATGGGCATGCCAAGAACAATCTCTCCGGATCGGGAGGGCGTCCGGAACTCGTCGCCTTCGCTGGATTCAAACGAGGTGACCTTCGGAAGGCGATGGCGATCGTATCTGAACGCCGCGACGAATTTCTGGCCCGGTGGTGGGCGATCCATGGATGA
- a CDS encoding DUF2442 domain-containing protein, which yields MDDIDDDIIAAAEKRGKALSQEPRAATARFDAGTRRVIVDLTNGCTFAFPVSLVEGLADADDAELAEVEPLGDGYGLHWERLDVDYSVQGLLAGVFGTAAWMARRAGRATSPAKADAARANGAKGGRPRKRA from the coding sequence ATGGATGACATCGACGACGACATCATTGCGGCCGCCGAGAAGCGGGGAAAGGCGCTTTCACAGGAACCGCGAGCGGCCACTGCGCGATTCGACGCCGGAACGCGGCGGGTGATCGTGGACCTGACGAACGGCTGCACCTTCGCCTTTCCCGTCTCCCTGGTCGAGGGTCTGGCGGACGCCGACGACGCGGAACTCGCCGAGGTCGAACCGCTCGGCGACGGCTATGGCCTGCATTGGGAGCGGCTCGACGTCGACTATTCGGTTCAGGGGCTGCTTGCAGGCGTCTTTGGTACCGCCGCGTGGATGGCGCGTCGGGCGGGCCGCGCGACCTCTCCCGCGAAGGCCGACGCGGCGCGGGCCAACGGCGCGAAGGGTGGAAGGCCGCGCAAGCGCGCGTGA
- a CDS encoding AAA family ATPase, with amino-acid sequence MAKAPAMDAEDWLVLEFEVQRLFDGAPIDEEQMFAGRSSEVTKMLRTVFERARHVVLFGERGVGKTSLSNIFWKRYGKTLQNFIVARVQCGPHDDFSSIWIRALEELQATGVSKGKPEYVPFEVNFDSLTPSQIRRELQKINPNALPIIILDEYDKIVDASAKTLTANLIKELYDFAVHTTVILVGVADNISELVEDHASISRALVDVPLGRMSESELREIIEQRLRQTRMNFTADVIWTIVILSRGLPFFTQTLSKLAAINAIENRRLTVDNRDVEVAMKRFVEDTAVAFRDAYRAATRTNQKSNLQETLLACALAKCDDEGFFKATDLVEPLSAIMKDKRRIAHFDKHLRRFSSEDGGNILAKRGGERQQIFRFNDPMMQPYVIIRGIQSGMIDESSKTILFQKAQRELPI; translated from the coding sequence ATGGCAAAGGCGCCTGCAATGGATGCTGAAGACTGGCTGGTTCTGGAGTTCGAAGTACAGCGGCTTTTTGATGGCGCTCCGATTGACGAAGAACAGATGTTCGCCGGCAGATCGTCAGAAGTCACTAAAATGCTGCGTACCGTATTCGAGCGAGCGCGTCACGTCGTTCTTTTCGGCGAGCGTGGCGTCGGGAAGACTTCACTTTCCAACATATTCTGGAAGAGATATGGCAAAACCTTACAGAATTTCATAGTCGCTCGCGTCCAGTGTGGACCACATGACGACTTTTCCTCGATCTGGATCCGAGCGTTGGAGGAGCTACAAGCCACTGGTGTCTCGAAAGGGAAACCGGAATATGTTCCGTTTGAAGTGAACTTCGATTCCCTTACACCGTCTCAAATCAGAAGAGAACTTCAGAAAATTAACCCAAATGCGCTTCCAATAATAATTCTTGATGAGTATGACAAGATTGTTGATGCGAGCGCGAAAACCCTTACTGCAAATCTTATAAAAGAACTTTACGACTTCGCCGTTCATACGACTGTTATATTGGTCGGCGTTGCCGACAACATCTCCGAGCTTGTTGAAGATCACGCTTCGATTAGCCGTGCACTTGTAGACGTGCCGCTGGGCCGAATGTCCGAAAGTGAATTACGCGAGATAATCGAGCAGCGATTGCGGCAGACACGGATGAACTTCACCGCCGATGTCATTTGGACGATTGTAATCCTCTCGCGTGGACTTCCATTTTTTACTCAAACGCTCTCCAAGCTTGCAGCCATAAATGCGATCGAGAACCGAAGACTCACTGTCGACAATAGAGATGTTGAAGTCGCCATGAAACGGTTCGTTGAAGACACGGCGGTGGCGTTCCGGGACGCTTACCGAGCAGCGACACGTACAAATCAGAAAAGTAACCTTCAGGAGACGCTTCTCGCCTGCGCACTTGCGAAGTGTGACGATGAAGGCTTTTTCAAGGCGACCGATCTGGTGGAGCCGCTGAGCGCAATTATGAAAGACAAGCGGAGGATTGCCCATTTCGACAAGCATCTTCGACGCTTTAGTAGCGAAGATGGTGGGAACATCCTCGCCAAACGTGGAGGGGAGCGTCAGCAGATATTCCGCTTCAATGACCCAATGATGCAGCCTTATGTCATCATCCGTGGTATTCAGAGCGGAATGATAGACGAGAGTTCAAAGACTATACTTTTTCAGAAAGCTCAAAGAGAATTACCTATCTAA
- a CDS encoding CaiB/BaiF CoA transferase family protein: protein MSQPPLAGIRVLELARILAGPWAGQLLADLGADVIKVENPDGGDDTRKWGPPFVQGADGENLSAAYYHSTNRGKRSIAIDFSTPEGAAIVRRIAASSDVMIENFKLGGLKKYGLDYESLKAINPKLVYCSITGFGQTGPYAPRAGYDFIIQGMAGMMSITGAPGGEPQKAGVAISDIFTGLYSVIAIQAALRHAEATGEGQWIDMALYDTQISVLGNQNLNYLVSGVPPVQMGNAHMNIAPYEVLPLKDGHFILAAGNDGQFQRFCKVVGLDALPADPDFATNPARVSNRVRLRERLIAALAGWTKAELLPKLDAAAVPASPINDIAEMFSDPQTVARGMRMDLDDGHGTRLPSVRAPMLMSATPPVYERPSPRLGEHTAEILAELDGLEKKTS, encoded by the coding sequence ATGTCCCAGCCACCGCTCGCCGGCATCCGCGTCCTCGAGCTCGCCCGCATCCTGGCCGGTCCCTGGGCCGGACAGCTGCTGGCCGATCTCGGCGCCGACGTGATCAAGGTGGAGAATCCGGACGGCGGCGACGACACGCGCAAATGGGGCCCGCCCTTCGTGCAGGGCGCGGATGGCGAGAACCTGTCGGCCGCCTATTACCACTCCACCAATCGCGGCAAGCGCTCCATCGCGATCGACTTCTCGACGCCGGAGGGCGCCGCCATCGTGCGCCGTATCGCCGCCTCCAGCGACGTGATGATCGAGAACTTCAAGCTCGGCGGGCTGAAGAAGTACGGTCTCGACTACGAGAGCCTGAAGGCGATCAACCCGAAACTGGTCTACTGCTCGATCACCGGCTTCGGCCAGACCGGACCCTATGCGCCGCGCGCGGGCTACGACTTCATCATCCAGGGCATGGCCGGCATGATGTCGATCACCGGCGCGCCGGGCGGCGAGCCGCAGAAGGCGGGCGTGGCGATCTCCGACATCTTCACCGGCCTCTATTCGGTCATCGCCATCCAGGCGGCGCTGCGCCATGCCGAGGCGACCGGCGAGGGCCAGTGGATCGACATGGCGCTCTACGACACCCAGATCTCGGTGCTCGGCAACCAGAACCTGAACTATCTCGTCTCCGGCGTGCCGCCCGTGCAGATGGGCAATGCCCACATGAACATCGCGCCCTACGAGGTGCTGCCGCTGAAGGACGGGCACTTCATCCTGGCGGCCGGAAACGATGGCCAGTTCCAGCGCTTCTGCAAGGTGGTGGGCCTCGACGCGCTGCCGGCGGACCCGGACTTCGCGACCAACCCGGCGCGTGTGAGCAACCGCGTGCGCCTGCGCGAACGGCTGATCGCCGCGCTCGCCGGCTGGACGAAGGCCGAGCTGCTGCCGAAGCTCGATGCCGCGGCAGTGCCGGCTTCGCCGATCAACGACATTGCCGAGATGTTTTCCGATCCGCAGACGGTCGCGCGCGGCATGCGCATGGATCTCGACGACGGCCACGGCACGCGCCTGCCCTCGGTGCGCGCGCCGATGCTGATGTCGGCCACGCCGCCCGTCTACGAACGCCCCTCGCCGCGGCTCGGCGAGCACACGGCCGAAATCCTCGCCGAACTGGATGGACTGGAGAAGAAGACGTCATGA
- a CDS encoding thiamine pyrophosphate-binding protein, with protein sequence MKTGGQLIVDALEANGVETVFCVPGESYLAVLDALHDSAIRTIVCRQEGGAAMMADCAGRLTGKPGICFVTRGPGATNASAGIHIAAQDSVPMILFIGQVARGNLEREAFQEVDYKAFYGSIAKWVVEIDDPARVPEFVTRAFAVATSGRPGPVVISLPEDMLTAECETVAPLPWTPVETAPDPHLVQRAVDLLAAAERPIAILGGTRWSERAVADFQRSAESWSLPVGCSFRRQMLFDHLHPCYAGDIGIGPNPKLAAAVREADVVLLIGGRFGEMPSSDYSLLKSPYPDQTLIHVHPDAGELGRVYRPTIAINASPEAFAAAFAGRGPKALPAWADRTEELHRAYLDWSTPPESGPGAVHMGPIMRHLESVLPDDAILTNGAGNYATWIHRFHRFRRFATQGAPTSGSMGYGTPAAVAAKALFPDREVVAFAGDGCFLMNGQEFATAVQYGLPIVVIVVNNGIYGTIRMHQEREYPGRPVATDLVNPDFAALARAYGGHGETVEKTADFAPAFERARAAGRPAIVEIRLDPEAITPTRTLTQIREKR encoded by the coding sequence ATGAAGACTGGTGGCCAGCTGATCGTCGACGCCCTCGAGGCGAACGGCGTCGAGACCGTGTTCTGCGTGCCGGGCGAGAGCTACCTCGCCGTGCTCGACGCGCTGCACGATTCGGCCATCCGCACCATCGTCTGCCGCCAGGAAGGCGGCGCGGCGATGATGGCCGACTGCGCCGGACGGCTGACCGGCAAGCCTGGCATCTGCTTCGTCACCCGCGGCCCGGGCGCCACCAACGCCTCGGCCGGCATCCATATCGCCGCACAGGATTCGGTCCCGATGATCCTGTTCATCGGCCAGGTGGCGCGCGGGAACCTGGAGCGCGAGGCATTCCAGGAGGTCGACTACAAGGCCTTCTACGGCTCGATCGCCAAATGGGTGGTGGAGATCGACGATCCCGCACGGGTGCCGGAATTCGTCACCCGCGCCTTTGCCGTCGCCACGTCCGGCCGGCCGGGACCGGTGGTGATCTCGCTGCCGGAGGACATGCTGACGGCGGAATGCGAGACGGTCGCGCCGCTCCCCTGGACGCCGGTGGAGACCGCGCCCGATCCGCATCTGGTGCAGCGGGCGGTCGACCTGCTCGCCGCGGCCGAGCGGCCGATCGCGATCCTCGGCGGCACGCGCTGGAGCGAGCGCGCGGTGGCCGATTTCCAGCGCTCGGCGGAAAGCTGGTCGCTGCCGGTCGGCTGCTCCTTCCGCCGCCAGATGCTCTTCGACCATCTCCACCCCTGCTATGCCGGCGACATCGGCATCGGGCCGAACCCGAAGCTCGCCGCGGCCGTGCGGGAGGCCGACGTCGTGCTCCTGATCGGCGGGCGGTTCGGCGAGATGCCGTCGTCGGACTATTCGCTGCTGAAGAGCCCCTACCCCGACCAGACGCTGATCCACGTCCATCCGGACGCCGGCGAACTCGGCCGGGTCTACCGCCCGACGATCGCCATCAACGCCTCGCCCGAGGCCTTCGCCGCCGCCTTCGCGGGGCGCGGGCCGAAGGCGCTTCCCGCCTGGGCCGACCGGACCGAAGAGCTGCACCGCGCCTATCTCGACTGGTCGACGCCGCCCGAGAGCGGCCCCGGCGCCGTCCACATGGGGCCGATCATGCGCCACCTCGAAAGCGTACTGCCGGACGACGCCATCCTGACCAACGGCGCCGGCAACTACGCCACCTGGATTCACCGCTTCCACCGCTTCCGCCGCTTCGCCACGCAGGGGGCGCCGACGTCGGGCTCGATGGGCTACGGCACGCCGGCCGCGGTCGCTGCCAAGGCGCTGTTCCCCGACCGCGAGGTGGTGGCCTTCGCCGGTGACGGCTGCTTCCTGATGAACGGCCAGGAATTCGCGACCGCCGTGCAGTACGGCCTGCCGATCGTCGTCATCGTCGTCAACAACGGCATCTACGGCACCATCCGCATGCACCAGGAGCGGGAATATCCCGGCCGGCCGGTCGCGACCGACCTCGTCAACCCCGACTTCGCGGCGCTTGCCCGCGCCTATGGCGGCCATGGCGAGACGGTGGAGAAGACGGCGGACTTCGCGCCCGCCTTCGAGCGTGCGCGGGCCGCCGGCCGCCCGGCGATCGTGGAGATCCGGCTCGACCCGGAGGCGATCACGCCGACCCGCACGCTCACGCAGATCCGGGAGAAGCGCTGA
- a CDS encoding glycosyltransferase family 2 protein, translated as MNSASTASVSVVIPCRNEAENLAFLLEEVDRALAGRDYEIIVVDDGSTDRTADVVAARMAGVDGRLRLVRHDRSAGQSAAVRSGVWHAAKAVVVTMDGDGQNDPAYLPDLADALIAAGPGCGIAAGQRLKRTDTKLKQLSSRFANGLRQAILRDDTRDSGCGLKAVPTALFRQLPYFDGWHRYLPALVLREGYTVTHIDVTDRPRRFGTSNYGILDRGLRGALDLFGVWWLRRRRRTVPRVSEVKR; from the coding sequence ATGAACTCCGCGTCGACGGCGTCCGTTTCGGTCGTCATCCCCTGCCGCAACGAGGCCGAGAACCTGGCTTTCCTCCTCGAGGAAGTGGACCGCGCGCTCGCCGGACGCGACTACGAGATCATCGTCGTCGACGACGGATCGACGGACCGGACCGCCGACGTCGTCGCCGCCCGCATGGCCGGCGTGGACGGCCGGCTGCGCCTCGTCCGGCATGACCGCTCCGCCGGGCAGAGCGCAGCGGTGCGTTCCGGGGTCTGGCACGCGGCCAAGGCGGTCGTCGTCACCATGGACGGCGACGGCCAGAACGACCCGGCCTACCTGCCGGATCTCGCCGATGCGCTGATCGCCGCCGGCCCCGGCTGCGGCATCGCGGCCGGCCAGCGGCTGAAGCGGACGGACACGAAGCTCAAGCAGCTCTCCTCGCGCTTCGCCAACGGGCTTCGCCAGGCGATTCTGCGCGACGACACGCGCGATTCCGGCTGCGGCCTGAAGGCGGTGCCGACGGCGCTGTTCCGGCAGCTGCCCTATTTCGACGGCTGGCACCGCTATCTGCCGGCGCTGGTGCTGCGCGAGGGCTACACGGTCACCCACATCGACGTCACGGATCGGCCGCGGCGCTTCGGCACGTCCAATTACGGCATCCTCGACCGCGGCCTGCGCGGCGCGCTCGACCTGTTCGGCGTCTGGTGGCTGCGGCGGCGACGCAGGACGGTTCCGCGCGTCTCGGAGGTGAAGCGATGA
- a CDS encoding lipid-A-disaccharide synthase N-terminal domain-containing protein: protein MIWLQALGDWLHDVFVAQFDGWIILGFVAQALFTMRFVVQWLASEREKRSVVPIAFWFFSLGGGTLLLVYAIQRQDPVFIAGQAMGLFIYIRNLKLIFNERRRLSAGTE, encoded by the coding sequence ATGATCTGGCTCCAGGCTCTCGGCGACTGGCTGCATGACGTCTTCGTGGCCCAGTTCGACGGCTGGATCATTCTGGGCTTCGTGGCGCAGGCCCTGTTCACCATGCGCTTCGTCGTGCAGTGGCTCGCCTCGGAGCGCGAGAAGCGCTCGGTCGTGCCCATCGCCTTCTGGTTCTTCTCGCTCGGCGGCGGCACCCTGCTGCTCGTCTATGCCATCCAGCGGCAGGACCCCGTCTTCATTGCCGGCCAGGCCATGGGCCTCTTCATCTACATCCGCAACCTGAAGCTGATCTTCAACGAGCGGCGCAGGCTTTCGGCCGGGACGGAGTGA
- a CDS encoding ArnT family glycosyltransferase: MSVTGPRGTAGRLGALQQLLLVVLCLFAFLPGISTLPPTDRDESRFVQATKQMVASGDYVDIRFQDEPRYKKPAGIYWLQSAALAVTGQGADAPIWAYRLVSVLAATIAVLATARLGAALFGPLAGLIAGTALAGIVMLLFEGRIAKTDATLLATAVVAQAALARVYLTARGRLEPSAAAPWVFWAALGASILIKGPVVPALSALTVASLSLFDRDRAWLKGLRVGRGVLLMLAIAAPWLLLITWKSGAEFWQESLGKDFISKVGSGQESHGFPPGYYAAIYVLFLFPFAPLALRSGLKALNRRRADPALLFLVCWYVPYWLMIELIPTKLPHYALPAYPAILLAMSWALTDATAQADDLPRWQVWLWRLTLAGFALVALALAAISVGATPYLTGAFSVWGLLAAVLLLAAAWFGSGLRAGAGFRTAVLPATLASAAAFAVLTVAVVPGLKPVWLSPQLADTFARVKTCPESRLIAVGYHEPSLVFLTATNTLLTDAADAAAQLAANPDCTIAMIDERAMERFAAALPGGLAGVEEVGAVEGINYSKGTKRFLRFFRMKP; the protein is encoded by the coding sequence ATGAGCGTGACGGGACCCCGCGGCACGGCGGGCCGCCTCGGTGCCCTGCAGCAACTTCTCCTGGTCGTGCTCTGCCTGTTCGCCTTCCTTCCGGGAATATCGACGCTGCCGCCGACCGACCGCGACGAATCGCGCTTCGTCCAGGCGACGAAGCAGATGGTGGCGAGCGGCGACTATGTCGACATCCGCTTCCAGGACGAGCCGCGCTACAAGAAGCCCGCGGGCATCTACTGGCTGCAGTCGGCAGCCCTCGCCGTGACCGGGCAAGGCGCGGACGCGCCGATCTGGGCCTACCGTCTCGTCTCGGTGCTGGCCGCCACGATCGCGGTTCTGGCGACGGCGCGGCTGGGGGCTGCGCTGTTCGGCCCCCTGGCCGGGCTGATCGCCGGCACCGCGCTCGCCGGCATCGTCATGCTCCTGTTCGAGGGGCGCATCGCCAAGACCGACGCGACGCTGCTCGCCACGGCGGTCGTCGCGCAGGCGGCGCTGGCGCGCGTCTATCTCACCGCGCGGGGACGCCTCGAGCCGTCGGCCGCCGCGCCATGGGTGTTCTGGGCGGCACTCGGCGCCTCGATCCTGATCAAGGGACCGGTCGTGCCGGCGCTGTCGGCCCTGACGGTCGCCTCGCTCTCCCTCTTCGACCGCGACCGCGCCTGGCTCAAGGGCCTGCGTGTCGGCCGCGGCGTGCTTTTGATGCTCGCCATCGCCGCGCCCTGGCTGCTTCTGATCACCTGGAAGAGCGGCGCCGAATTCTGGCAGGAATCGCTCGGAAAGGACTTCATCTCGAAGGTCGGCTCCGGTCAGGAATCGCACGGCTTCCCGCCCGGCTACTACGCGGCGATCTACGTGCTCTTCCTGTTTCCCTTCGCCCCCCTGGCGCTCCGGAGCGGCCTGAAGGCCCTGAACCGGCGGCGCGCCGACCCCGCCCTCCTGTTCCTCGTCTGCTGGTACGTTCCCTACTGGCTGATGATCGAACTGATCCCGACCAAGTTGCCGCACTATGCCCTGCCGGCCTATCCGGCGATCCTGCTGGCCATGAGCTGGGCGCTGACGGACGCCACCGCACAGGCCGACGATCTCCCGCGCTGGCAGGTCTGGCTCTGGCGCCTGACGCTCGCCGGCTTCGCGCTCGTGGCGCTCGCGCTGGCTGCGATTTCCGTCGGCGCGACGCCCTATCTCACCGGCGCGTTCTCCGTCTGGGGCCTGCTGGCCGCCGTGCTGCTGCTCGCCGCCGCCTGGTTCGGCTCGGGCCTGCGCGCCGGCGCCGGCTTCCGCACCGCCGTGCTGCCGGCGACGCTGGCTTCGGCCGCAGCCTTCGCCGTGCTCACCGTCGCCGTGGTTCCGGGCCTCAAGCCGGTCTGGCTGTCGCCGCAGCTGGCCGATACCTTCGCCCGGGTGAAGACCTGCCCCGAGTCGCGCCTCATCGCCGTCGGCTACCACGAGCCGAGCCTCGTCTTCCTGACGGCGACGAACACGCTGCTGACCGATGCCGCCGATGCGGCCGCTCAACTCGCCGCGAACCCCGACTGCACGATCGCCATGATCGACGAGCGGGCGATGGAACGCTTCGCCGCCGCATTGCCCGGCGGGCTGGCAGGCGTGGAGGAGGTCGGCGCCGTCGAGGGGATCAATTACTCGAAGGGAACCAAGCGGTTCCTGCGGTTTTTTCGGATGAAGCCGTAA
- the paaE gene encoding 1,2-phenylacetyl-CoA epoxidase subunit PaaE, whose amino-acid sequence MAPRFHDLVVTDIERQTPEAVAVAFAVPDDLREAFAFRPGQYLTLAATVDGQDVRRSYSICSAPGDAVLKVGVKKVADGRFSRFVNEMLSVGDTIRVMPPEGRFTALTGTRHDYLLIASGSGITPMLSIARTVLSHEKDSTVTLVYGNRSTDTIMFREDLQDLKDAHMRRFSLVNLLSREKQDVDLLNGRVDGARIRRMADLGLIDPLSSDGVFLCGPGAMIDDVAAMLKDYGVDADRIRYERFTPSGEAPAPRAPSEAARKAVAEGVAIEVVLDGVRRAFPMGEAAGTVLDAAHAAGLELPYSCAGGMCCTCRCRVVEGQSEMAVNFSLEPWEIEAGFTLACQTRPLSDRLVLDFDAA is encoded by the coding sequence ATGGCGCCCCGCTTCCACGATCTCGTCGTCACCGACATCGAACGCCAGACGCCCGAGGCGGTGGCCGTCGCCTTCGCCGTCCCCGATGACTTGCGCGAGGCCTTCGCCTTCCGCCCCGGCCAGTACCTGACGCTCGCGGCCACCGTCGACGGACAGGACGTCCGCCGCTCCTATTCGATCTGCTCGGCCCCCGGCGATGCGGTGCTCAAGGTCGGCGTCAAGAAGGTCGCCGACGGCCGCTTCTCGCGCTTCGTCAACGAGATGCTGTCGGTGGGCGACACCATCCGCGTCATGCCCCCCGAAGGCCGCTTCACCGCGCTCACGGGCACCCGGCACGACTACCTGCTGATCGCGTCGGGCTCCGGCATCACGCCGATGCTGTCGATCGCCCGGACGGTGCTGTCGCACGAAAAGGACAGCACGGTCACCCTCGTCTACGGCAACCGCTCCACCGACACGATCATGTTCCGCGAGGATCTTCAGGACCTGAAGGACGCCCACATGCGGCGCTTCTCGCTGGTCAACCTCCTCTCGCGCGAGAAGCAGGACGTCGACCTCCTCAACGGCCGCGTCGACGGCGCGCGCATCCGCCGTATGGCCGATCTCGGGCTGATCGACCCGCTTTCCAGCGACGGCGTCTTCCTGTGCGGCCCGGGCGCCATGATCGACGACGTCGCGGCGATGCTGAAGGACTACGGCGTCGACGCCGACCGCATCCGCTACGAGCGCTTCACGCCGTCGGGCGAGGCGCCCGCACCGCGCGCGCCGTCGGAAGCCGCGCGTAAGGCGGTGGCCGAGGGTGTCGCCATCGAGGTCGTGCTCGACGGGGTGCGCCGCGCCTTCCCGATGGGCGAGGCGGCCGGCACCGTGCTCGACGCCGCCCATGCGGCGGGGCTGGAACTGCCCTATTCCTGCGCCGGCGGCATGTGCTGCACTTGCCGCTGCCGCGTCGTGGAGGGCCAGTCCGAAATGGCGGTGAACTTCTCGCTCGAACCCTGGGAGATCGAAGCCGGCTTCACCCTCGCCTGCCAGACCCGTCCGCTCTCGGACCGCCTGGTGCTCGACTTCGACGCGGCATAG
- the paaD gene encoding 1,2-phenylacetyl-CoA epoxidase subunit PaaD — MHRPSSTCRDLLPASGEKGERQHRAWAAAAAVPDPEVPCVTVADLGILRSVEIIDGIAVARVTPTYSGCPAVLAIELAVEAALRDAGFEARVERVVSPAWTTDWITPEGRDKLRDYGIAPPEKTSSSIRSLFGEIEVACPRCGSSDTERLSEFGSTACKAHWRCLACREPFDYFKCI, encoded by the coding sequence CTGCACCGCCCCTCATCCACCTGCCGGGACCTTCTCCCCGCAAGCGGAGAGAAGGGGGAACGCCAGCACCGCGCCTGGGCTGCCGCCGCCGCCGTCCCCGACCCCGAAGTCCCCTGCGTGACCGTCGCCGATCTCGGCATCCTGCGCTCGGTCGAGATCATCGACGGCATCGCGGTGGCCAGGGTGACGCCCACCTATTCCGGCTGCCCCGCCGTGCTCGCCATCGAGCTCGCCGTCGAGGCGGCGCTGCGCGACGCCGGCTTCGAGGCGCGCGTCGAACGCGTCGTGTCGCCGGCCTGGACCACCGACTGGATCACGCCGGAAGGCCGCGACAAGCTGCGCGACTACGGCATCGCCCCGCCGGAAAAGACCTCGTCCTCGATCCGCTCGCTGTTCGGCGAGATCGAGGTCGCCTGTCCGCGCTGCGGCTCGTCTGACACCGAGCGCCTCTCCGAATTCGGGTCCACGGCCTGCAAGGCGCATTGGCGCTGCCTGGCCTGCCGCGAGCCCTTCGACTACTTCAAATGCATCTGA
- the paaC gene encoding 1,2-phenylacetyl-CoA epoxidase subunit PaaC, whose product MATDVAIDRETLVTLLVRLADDHLVLGHRLSEWCGHAPMLEEDLAMPNMALDLIGQARALYAHAAEVEGRGRSEDDFAYLRREREYLNCLLVERPNGDFAQTMLRQLYFAAFMEPFWKAASGSSDATLAGIAAKAVKEVAYHIRHAGEWVVRLGDGTEESRRRMEAAIEDLAPYIDEMFDDDAVTAAAARAGVAPQPSSLRSAFDRIVGPIFAEAGLTFTTPPYSQRGGRKGMHGEAMGFLLADLQHMQRTYPGATW is encoded by the coding sequence ATGGCAACCGACGTCGCGATCGACCGCGAGACGCTGGTCACGCTGCTCGTCCGGCTGGCCGACGACCATCTGGTGCTCGGCCACCGCCTGTCGGAATGGTGCGGCCACGCGCCGATGCTGGAAGAAGACCTCGCCATGCCCAACATGGCGCTCGACCTGATCGGCCAGGCGCGCGCGCTCTATGCCCATGCCGCGGAGGTCGAGGGCCGGGGCCGCAGCGAGGACGACTTCGCCTATCTCCGGCGCGAACGCGAATACCTCAACTGCCTGCTCGTCGAGCGCCCCAACGGCGACTTCGCGCAGACCATGCTGCGCCAGCTCTACTTCGCGGCCTTCATGGAGCCGTTCTGGAAGGCAGCCTCCGGCTCGTCCGACGCCACGCTCGCCGGCATTGCCGCCAAGGCCGTCAAGGAGGTCGCCTACCACATCCGCCACGCCGGCGAATGGGTGGTGCGGCTGGGCGACGGCACGGAGGAGAGCCGGCGGCGCATGGAGGCCGCGATCGAGGACCTGGCGCCCTACATCGACGAGATGTTCGACGACGACGCGGTGACGGCGGCGGCCGCACGGGCCGGCGTCGCGCCGCAGCCCTCGTCGCTGCGCTCCGCCTTCGACCGCATCGTCGGGCCGATCTTCGCCGAGGCGGGGCTCACCTTCACGACGCCCCCCTACAGCCAGCGCGGCGGCCGCAAGGGCATGCATGGCGAGGCCATGGGCTTCCTGCTGGCCGACCTGCAGCACATGCAGCGCACTTATCCGGGGGCGACGTGGTGA
- the paaB gene encoding 1,2-phenylacetyl-CoA epoxidase subunit PaaB, translating into MAKHEIPLWEVFIRPRNGLAHKHCGSVHAADEVMALQAARDVYTRRGEGVSIWVVPSAAIVASDPAQKEENFEPTASKIYRHPTFYTVPEDVGHM; encoded by the coding sequence ATGGCAAAACACGAGATCCCGCTCTGGGAAGTCTTCATCCGGCCGCGCAACGGCCTGGCGCACAAGCATTGCGGCTCGGTGCACGCCGCCGACGAGGTGATGGCGCTGCAGGCCGCGCGCGACGTCTACACGCGCCGCGGCGAGGGCGTGTCGATCTGGGTCGTGCCGTCGGCGGCGATCGTCGCCTCCGATCCGGCGCAGAAGGAGGAGAATTTCGAGCCGACGGCCTCGAAGATCTACCGCCACCCGACCTTCTACACCGTGCCCGAAGACGTGGGGCACATGTGA